One window of the Crateriforma spongiae genome contains the following:
- a CDS encoding esterase/lipase family protein — translation MYQPTARRKDVPTIVGLSSLLLVLSGCCGSFSATWIPVKVMPASTDATVCLVPWNRASTDSECDQAGSLDAIRKTYDRAVQMESDCQPHCVDLYFQVATATLPFDGPLPQGTFNVCGGHANYGCSTTAFGRDLHKSALSRLVHSGQRFGRFDPGKQLTVHTGSQVVHLPLHRDGFLWRPGDFRYLRLVGDYRTDAIDPLYRTAGRGVPLVVETARGDDDPLVMPNVPFAATLCMTRSNEDQSSVRLTLHDPLRSSQRPGRYRCNDAQPESNAIDSTDIATDISAPLAYRLSQRSGTSLGNVTSLSDSTGPCRLAAIEPYQPGKIPVVFIHGLGSSPATWVQMVNALRSHPDLISRFQYWEFEYPRGLPYPTAARKLRSELIRVRHAIDPDFTDDALSNCVGVGHSLGGLIAKVISTTPDIDQDPACRIRRIVHIGTPHRGAVPSNRALSILVDGVRALRGNIPQDHVPGCPHRSNNIDLTIVGNPYLVDLNGTPPNKGIVTHSIIGDRFGNCVGEPCDGIVTVDSARDFYAVSERMIHTRHSMLNKHAEAIEEVIRILRLHRLELQSCPAPVLLHAPLIAPASLSIVSDNEKMETSCPVSLNRWNGVSRSHRNLADSTSGDQGTIKSTVAPFLSSTTDVTPDAVDEVTESTSPTDN, via the coding sequence GTGTACCAGCCAACCGCCCGACGCAAAGACGTGCCGACGATCGTCGGTCTATCGTCGCTGCTGTTGGTCTTGTCCGGTTGCTGTGGGTCATTCAGCGCGACATGGATCCCGGTCAAAGTGATGCCGGCATCAACCGATGCAACGGTTTGCTTGGTCCCGTGGAACCGAGCGTCGACAGATTCCGAATGTGATCAAGCGGGCAGCCTGGATGCGATCCGCAAGACCTACGATCGGGCGGTTCAGATGGAATCGGACTGCCAGCCGCATTGCGTCGACTTGTACTTCCAAGTCGCCACCGCGACGTTGCCGTTTGATGGGCCGTTACCCCAAGGAACGTTTAACGTTTGCGGCGGTCACGCCAACTACGGATGTTCGACCACGGCGTTTGGCCGCGACCTTCATAAATCCGCTCTCAGCCGTCTTGTCCACAGCGGGCAACGTTTTGGACGTTTCGATCCCGGCAAACAGTTGACCGTGCACACCGGATCGCAAGTGGTGCATCTTCCGCTGCATCGCGATGGCTTTTTGTGGCGGCCCGGCGATTTCCGTTACTTGCGGTTGGTCGGTGATTACCGGACCGACGCGATCGATCCGTTGTATCGCACTGCTGGTCGCGGCGTCCCATTGGTGGTCGAAACCGCGCGAGGCGATGATGATCCCCTGGTGATGCCCAACGTTCCCTTCGCGGCAACGCTTTGCATGACCCGATCCAACGAAGACCAATCGTCCGTTCGATTGACGCTTCACGATCCATTGCGATCTTCACAACGCCCCGGACGATACCGATGCAATGATGCGCAACCAGAATCGAACGCGATTGATTCAACGGACATCGCCACCGATATTTCCGCGCCGCTGGCCTATCGGTTGAGCCAACGCAGCGGAACCAGTCTTGGCAATGTCACCTCGCTTAGCGATTCAACCGGGCCGTGCCGCTTGGCTGCGATTGAGCCGTACCAGCCTGGAAAGATCCCGGTCGTCTTCATTCATGGTTTGGGATCCAGCCCAGCGACCTGGGTGCAAATGGTCAACGCGCTGCGTTCGCATCCCGACTTGATATCACGTTTCCAGTATTGGGAATTTGAATATCCGCGAGGCTTGCCGTATCCAACCGCGGCAAGAAAGCTGCGATCTGAACTGATCCGTGTTCGACACGCCATCGATCCCGACTTTACCGACGATGCATTGTCCAATTGCGTCGGCGTGGGGCACAGCTTGGGTGGATTGATTGCCAAAGTCATCTCCACGACGCCCGACATTGATCAGGACCCTGCTTGTCGCATCCGTCGTATCGTTCATATCGGGACGCCGCATCGTGGTGCGGTGCCGTCCAACCGGGCCCTTTCGATCTTGGTCGATGGTGTGCGTGCGCTGCGTGGAAACATTCCCCAGGACCACGTGCCCGGATGCCCACATCGGTCAAACAACATCGACCTGACGATTGTGGGGAACCCGTACTTGGTCGACCTGAATGGCACACCGCCGAACAAAGGCATCGTCACCCATTCGATCATTGGCGATCGTTTCGGGAATTGTGTGGGTGAACCGTGTGACGGCATCGTGACCGTCGACAGCGCACGAGATTTCTACGCAGTGTCTGAACGGATGATCCACACACGTCACTCCATGTTGAATAAGCACGCCGAAGCCATCGAAGAAGTCATCCGCATCTTGCGGCTTCACCGTTTGGAATTGCAATCGTGTCCGGCTCCGGTGCTGTTGCATGCACCGTTGATCGCCCCCGCCAGTCTGTCGATCGTTTCCGACAACGAGAAGATGGAAACCTCTTGTCCAGTCAGTCTGAATCGTTGGAATGGCGTGTCCAGAAGCCATCGAAATCTGGCTGATTCAACATCAGGCGATCAGGGCACCATCAAATCGACAGTCGCACCTTTTTTGTCCAGCACCACCGATGTGACGCCGGATGCCGTGGACGAAGTGACCGAATCAACGTCGCCCACCGACAACTGA
- a CDS encoding FAD:protein FMN transferase, giving the protein MNGTDEPFLTHVSHRAMACSFVVVLPPWHAAKVEVAVAALESLDEIESRLSVYRADSEISQINRAGVGQAVKVSADTFDVLSRAIEISRQTSGAFDVTAGPLVKAWGFMQRSGKKPTSAEIDAALKCVGYDAIDLDPDRRTVTLQKPGMQINLGGIGKGDAIDRVAGRLRENGINDFLLHGGQSSVFAAGNGDTDAVGWQLGIAHPTKPNRRIGGIRLLDAALGTSGSGQQFFHHRGVRYGHVIDPRTGYPGSDLSSLTVICDTAINADAIGTALFVEGARRSIALNHQWASSTTSSIDPLPSSGTHDGMSAAQSSANAEAAGEQMQDENVATLPTVRPRHHRGKFGAVFCRPGQRQDQVLVDLSGPIELFDIDLDLIDPQSLQAD; this is encoded by the coding sequence ATGAACGGAACCGACGAGCCCTTTTTGACGCATGTTTCGCACCGCGCGATGGCATGTTCCTTCGTCGTCGTGCTGCCGCCCTGGCACGCGGCGAAAGTGGAGGTGGCCGTCGCCGCACTGGAATCGCTGGACGAGATCGAAAGTCGCCTGTCGGTCTATCGCGCGGACAGCGAAATCAGCCAAATCAATCGGGCCGGTGTGGGGCAGGCGGTGAAGGTATCGGCGGACACGTTTGACGTCCTAAGCCGTGCGATCGAAATCAGTCGTCAAACGTCCGGTGCGTTTGACGTGACGGCCGGCCCGCTGGTCAAAGCGTGGGGGTTCATGCAGCGGAGCGGAAAGAAACCGACGTCGGCGGAGATCGACGCAGCACTCAAGTGCGTGGGATACGACGCGATCGACTTGGACCCCGACCGACGGACGGTCACACTTCAAAAGCCGGGGATGCAGATCAACTTGGGCGGCATCGGCAAAGGCGACGCGATTGACCGTGTGGCGGGTCGCTTGCGCGAAAACGGTATCAATGATTTTCTTTTGCACGGCGGTCAAAGCAGCGTCTTTGCGGCCGGCAATGGCGACACCGATGCGGTGGGCTGGCAACTGGGCATCGCCCACCCGACCAAACCCAACCGACGAATCGGCGGGATCCGATTGCTGGATGCCGCACTGGGGACCAGCGGAAGCGGCCAACAGTTTTTTCACCATCGCGGCGTTCGCTACGGGCATGTCATCGACCCGCGAACCGGATATCCGGGCAGCGATCTGTCGTCCTTGACCGTCATCTGCGACACGGCAATCAACGCGGACGCCATCGGCACCGCGTTGTTCGTCGAAGGGGCCCGTCGATCGATCGCGTTGAACCATCAGTGGGCGTCGTCAACGACCAGCAGCATTGATCCGTTGCCCAGTTCCGGCACACACGACGGAATGTCCGCGGCGCAAAGTAGCGCAAACGCGGAGGCGGCTGGCGAACAAATGCAGGATGAAAACGTGGCGACCTTGCCGACGGTGCGACCGAGGCATCACCGGGGCAAATTCGGGGCCGTGTTTTGCCGTCCGGGACAGCGACAGGACCAAGTTTTAGTCGATCTTTCCGGGCCGATTGAACTGTTTGATATCGATCTGGACCTGATCGATCCGCAGTCATTACAAGCGGATTGA